From one Acidimicrobiales bacterium genomic stretch:
- a CDS encoding adenine phosphoribosyltransferase, whose amino-acid sequence MDEAALLSRVRDVPDFPEPGIVFKDLTPLLGDPEAFRFVVDALVDYAEGLPDGPIGKVVGIEARGFTFAAAVAYRMGLGLVPVRKPGKLPHETVAETYELEYGTDTLEIHRDAVEAGEAVLVVDDVLATGGTAAATCRLLQSVGGRVAGLGFVVELGFLEGRAKLRDYQLFSLLTL is encoded by the coding sequence ATGGACGAAGCTGCGCTGCTGAGCCGTGTGCGGGACGTGCCCGACTTCCCCGAGCCGGGCATCGTCTTCAAGGACCTGACGCCGCTGCTCGGCGACCCCGAGGCGTTCCGCTTCGTGGTCGACGCCCTGGTCGACTACGCCGAGGGGTTGCCGGACGGGCCGATCGGCAAGGTGGTGGGGATCGAGGCCCGGGGCTTCACCTTCGCCGCCGCGGTCGCCTACCGGATGGGCCTGGGCCTGGTGCCGGTCCGTAAGCCGGGCAAGCTGCCGCACGAGACGGTCGCCGAGACCTACGAGCTCGAGTACGGCACCGACACCCTGGAGATCCACCGCGACGCCGTCGAGGCGGGCGAAGCTGTGCTGGTGGTCGACGACGTTTTGGCGACGGGGGGTACTGCGGCAGCCACGTGCCGTCTGCTTCAATCGGTGGGCGGGCGGGTGGCGGGTCTCGGGTTCGTCGTCGAGTTGGGTTTCCTCGAGGGACGGGCGAAACTGCGTGACTACCAGCTATTCAGTCTTCTGACCTTGTGA
- the secF gene encoding protein translocase subunit SecF → MSTTDDEQEEQAVTDELAAQAERPAKKRSIWSRLYHGETRFDFIGRRRVWFIISAVAVLLSLGSLVTRGFQLGIDFEGGVVWELPAGDASVADARDALGEFGLSSATIQTQDNDGVEELRVESEPIDVEESDQVTAKLADLTGATVDEVNLNEVGPSWGEEISEKALRALVVFLVLVTIYITLRFEWAMAVPTLVALIHDVAITAGVYSLTGLEVTPATVIAILTILGFSIYDGIVVFDKVDENTRLVSSTGGMSYGGMVNMSLNQTLMRSLNTSITALLPVGSLLVVGSWIMGATTLQEFALALLIGLFSGAYSSIFIASPLLALLKEREPRYRDIKRRVEARGGEVVASASGATAAVASSGGSGQSGVTNGGDSVVAPSGRVIPARPRKKSKGGPRR, encoded by the coding sequence ATGAGCACGACCGACGACGAGCAGGAAGAGCAGGCCGTCACCGACGAGCTGGCGGCACAGGCCGAGCGGCCGGCGAAGAAGCGGTCGATCTGGAGCAGGCTCTACCACGGCGAGACCCGGTTCGACTTCATCGGCCGGCGCCGCGTCTGGTTCATCATCTCAGCCGTCGCCGTGCTGCTGAGCCTGGGCTCGCTGGTGACCCGGGGCTTCCAGCTGGGCATCGACTTCGAGGGCGGCGTGGTGTGGGAGCTGCCTGCCGGCGACGCGTCGGTGGCCGACGCCCGTGACGCCCTCGGCGAGTTCGGCCTGAGCAGCGCCACCATCCAGACGCAGGACAACGACGGCGTGGAGGAGCTGCGGGTCGAGTCCGAGCCGATCGACGTCGAGGAGAGCGACCAGGTCACGGCCAAGCTGGCCGATCTGACCGGGGCGACGGTCGACGAGGTGAACCTCAACGAGGTGGGACCGTCGTGGGGTGAGGAGATCAGCGAGAAGGCCCTGCGCGCGCTGGTGGTCTTCCTCGTGCTGGTCACCATCTACATCACGTTGCGCTTCGAGTGGGCGATGGCGGTTCCCACCCTGGTGGCCCTGATCCACGACGTGGCGATCACCGCCGGCGTGTACTCGCTCACGGGGCTGGAGGTGACGCCGGCCACCGTGATCGCCATCCTCACCATCCTCGGCTTCTCCATCTACGACGGCATCGTCGTGTTCGACAAGGTCGACGAGAACACGCGCCTGGTGTCGTCCACGGGTGGGATGAGCTACGGCGGCATGGTCAACATGTCCCTCAACCAGACGCTGATGCGCTCGCTCAACACGTCGATCACGGCGTTGCTGCCGGTGGGATCGCTGCTGGTCGTCGGCTCCTGGATCATGGGGGCGACGACCCTGCAGGAGTTCGCGCTGGCCCTGCTCATCGGCCTGTTCTCGGGTGCCTACTCGTCGATCTTCATCGCCTCGCCGTTACTGGCGCTGCTGAAGGAGCGCGAGCCCCGCTACCGCGACATCAAGCGCCGGGTCGAGGCCCGGGGCGGCGAGGTGGTCGCCTCTGCGTCGGGGGCCACGGCGGCCGTGGCGTCGTCGGGCGGGTCGGGTCAGAGCGGTGTGACCAACGGCGGCGACTCGGTGGTGGCGCCCTCGGGCCGGGTCATCCCCGCCCGTCCCCGCAAGAAGAGCAAGGGCGGCCCCCGCCGCTGA
- the secD gene encoding protein translocase subunit SecD has protein sequence MRRRLLYPLIFILVCAFGGLAFTVITDSSPELGLDLQGGVSVVLRPTAETSSGELDVALQIIRRRVDGLGVAEPEIVKQGDNILVQLPGVENRDRAIELVGQTAELRFRPVLQEIPTGALEEGDATTTTTAPADGSTTTAIDESTTTTAADGSTDEGAFGTGGGLVEGESAAALQEPDPTTTTAPPTPTTTAPGATTPTTAPPTSIDDVLTKPEDDTAEAQVFLADKDETAIYQLGPMLATGEIVQSADARLGQTGEWEVGLTMHSGAEGIDLFNSIAAKCFQGADQTVCPSGKLAIVLDSVVQSAPSINNANFSRDSISISGAFSEREAKDLALVLKYGSLPVELERQTVKTVSASLGEDSLRAGIIAGLVGIALVVLYLVFYYRALGIVVILGLAVWSSLLYTIVSWLGETRGLALTLAGVTGIIISVGVTVDSYVVFFERLKDEVKAGRTLRSSTERAFSRAFRTILAADISSFLGAAVLWWLTVGSVRGFAFFLGLSTVLDVIVAWSFTRPVVTYLSRSRLFTEAPVLGVARGLAMPETSTTAAAGAGR, from the coding sequence ATGCGCCGTCGCCTGCTGTACCCCCTGATCTTCATCCTGGTCTGCGCCTTCGGTGGCCTCGCCTTCACGGTGATCACCGACAGCAGCCCCGAGCTGGGACTCGACCTGCAGGGCGGTGTGTCGGTGGTGCTGCGGCCCACGGCGGAGACGTCGTCGGGCGAGCTGGACGTGGCGCTGCAGATCATCCGTCGCCGCGTCGACGGCCTGGGCGTCGCCGAGCCGGAGATCGTGAAGCAGGGCGACAACATCCTCGTGCAGCTCCCGGGCGTCGAGAACCGGGACCGGGCGATCGAGCTGGTGGGCCAGACCGCCGAGCTGCGGTTCCGCCCGGTGCTGCAGGAGATCCCCACCGGGGCGCTCGAAGAGGGCGACGCCACGACCACCACCACGGCGCCGGCCGACGGGTCGACGACGACCGCGATCGACGAGTCGACCACCACGACTGCGGCCGACGGGTCGACCGACGAAGGGGCGTTCGGGACCGGCGGCGGCCTGGTCGAGGGCGAGAGCGCGGCGGCGCTGCAGGAGCCCGACCCGACGACCACCACCGCACCGCCGACGCCCACCACGACGGCGCCCGGGGCCACGACCCCCACCACGGCCCCGCCCACCAGCATCGACGACGTCCTCACCAAGCCGGAGGACGACACGGCCGAGGCCCAGGTGTTCCTGGCCGACAAGGACGAAACCGCCATCTACCAGCTCGGCCCGATGCTGGCGACCGGCGAGATCGTGCAGTCGGCCGATGCCCGCCTCGGCCAGACCGGCGAGTGGGAGGTCGGCCTGACCATGCACTCCGGGGCGGAGGGCATCGACCTGTTCAACTCGATCGCCGCCAAGTGCTTCCAGGGCGCCGACCAGACGGTGTGCCCGAGCGGGAAGCTCGCCATCGTGCTCGACTCGGTCGTCCAGTCGGCGCCGTCGATCAACAACGCCAACTTCAGCCGCGACAGCATCAGCATCAGCGGCGCCTTCAGCGAGCGCGAGGCGAAGGACCTGGCCCTGGTCCTGAAGTACGGCTCGCTGCCCGTCGAGCTGGAGCGCCAGACGGTGAAGACGGTGTCGGCGTCGCTCGGCGAGGACTCGCTGCGGGCCGGCATCATCGCCGGTCTCGTCGGCATCGCCCTCGTGGTGCTCTACCTGGTCTTCTACTACCGGGCCCTGGGGATCGTCGTGATCCTGGGGCTCGCCGTGTGGAGCTCGCTGCTGTACACGATCGTGTCGTGGCTCGGAGAGACCCGCGGGCTGGCGCTCACGCTGGCCGGCGTGACCGGCATCATCATCTCCGTCGGCGTGACCGTCGACTCGTACGTGGTGTTCTTCGAACGCCTCAAAGACGAGGTCAAGGCCGGTCGGACGTTGCGAAGTAGCACGGAGCGGGCCTTCAGCCGGGCGTTCCGCACGATCCTCGCGGCGGACATCTCGTCGTTCCTCGGTGCCGCCGTCCTGTGGTGGCTGACCGTGGGCTCGGTGCGCGGCTTCGCCTTCTTCCTGGGGCTGTCCACCGTCCTCGACGTGATCGTGGCCTGGTCCTTCACCCGCCCGGTGGTCACCTACCTGTCGCGCAGCCGGCTGTTCACCGAGGCGCCGGTGCTGGGCGTGGCCCGCGGCCTGGCGATGCCCGAGACGTCGACCACCGCGGCCGCAGGAGCGGGCAGATGA
- the yajC gene encoding preprotein translocase subunit YajC: protein MQPLLILAVTFGLLWVLFLLPQQRRVRAHQQLVASLEEDDEIVLTAGIFGRITTIGPEEMTVEVAPSVELRVARMAVLRRVEHAVAGFDEPGPELPEETED, encoded by the coding sequence ATGCAACCCCTGCTCATCCTCGCTGTGACCTTCGGTCTGCTCTGGGTTCTGTTCCTGCTGCCGCAGCAGCGGCGGGTCCGGGCCCACCAGCAGTTGGTCGCCTCACTCGAAGAAGACGACGAGATCGTGCTCACCGCCGGCATCTTCGGTCGCATCACCACCATCGGGCCCGAGGAGATGACCGTGGAGGTGGCGCCGTCGGTGGAGCTGCGGGTGGCCCGCATGGCGGTGCTGCGACGGGTGGAGCACGCCGTCGCCGGGTTCGACGAACCGGGTCCCGAGCTGCCCGAAGAGACTGAGGACTGA
- a CDS encoding sigma-70 family RNA polymerase sigma factor — protein sequence MTSPTPTPTSAREAREVAERTFRAESGWVLASLARRLGDVGAAEDAVQEAFVEALRTWPLRGVPREPVAWLTTTSRNRALDRVRRETRRPGNEEAATRTVLAALEDPPDLHPVPDDQLRLVFTCCHPTLSPEAQVALTLRLVCGLQTPEIARAFLQPPATVGQRLSRAKRKIRDAGIPFRVPPAARLPERLSSVLACIYLVFTEGYAATSGDALIRRELCDEAIRLARLVADLMGDHAETHALLALLLLQDSRRATRLSDDGHLVLLEHQDRGRWDRDRIADGMVHLSAARRRGPYQLQAEIAAVHAAAPTWETTDWAQIAALYAELALVAPSPVVELNRAVAVAYAEGPQAGLVVLDAVADDPRLARSHQLPATRGDLMARLGRWDEAATSFRRAVALARTEPERAFLTRRLEDAEAAEAAGAGGLGSRGRG from the coding sequence GTGACGAGCCCGACCCCGACGCCCACGTCGGCCCGGGAGGCCCGGGAGGTCGCCGAGCGCACCTTCCGGGCCGAGTCGGGCTGGGTGCTGGCGTCGCTGGCCCGCCGGCTCGGCGACGTGGGCGCCGCCGAGGACGCCGTGCAGGAGGCGTTCGTCGAGGCCCTGCGCACCTGGCCGCTGCGGGGCGTGCCCCGCGAGCCGGTCGCCTGGCTCACCACCACCTCCCGCAACCGGGCGCTCGACCGGGTCCGCCGGGAGACGAGGCGTCCCGGCAACGAGGAGGCGGCCACCCGCACGGTCCTCGCGGCTCTGGAGGACCCGCCCGACCTCCACCCCGTCCCCGACGACCAGCTGCGCCTGGTGTTCACCTGCTGCCACCCGACCCTGTCGCCAGAGGCCCAGGTGGCGCTGACCCTGCGGCTGGTCTGCGGCCTGCAGACCCCCGAGATCGCCCGGGCGTTCCTGCAGCCCCCGGCCACCGTCGGCCAGCGCCTGTCGCGGGCCAAGCGCAAGATCCGCGACGCCGGCATCCCCTTCCGGGTGCCGCCCGCCGCCCGGCTGCCGGAGCGCCTGTCGTCGGTGCTGGCCTGCATCTACCTGGTGTTCACCGAGGGCTACGCCGCCACCTCGGGTGACGCCCTCATCCGTCGCGAGCTGTGCGACGAGGCCATCCGCCTGGCCCGCCTCGTGGCCGACCTGATGGGCGACCACGCCGAGACCCACGCCCTGCTCGCCCTGCTGCTGCTCCAGGACAGCCGGCGGGCGACGCGGCTGTCGGACGACGGCCACCTGGTGCTGCTGGAGCACCAGGACCGGGGCCGCTGGGACCGCGACCGGATCGCCGACGGGATGGTCCACCTGTCGGCCGCCCGCCGTCGCGGGCCCTACCAGCTGCAGGCGGAGATCGCCGCGGTCCACGCCGCCGCCCCTACCTGGGAGACCACCGACTGGGCGCAGATCGCCGCCCTGTACGCCGAGCTGGCCCTGGTGGCGCCGTCGCCGGTGGTGGAGCTGAACCGGGCGGTGGCGGTCGCCTACGCCGAGGGTCCGCAGGCCGGCCTGGTCGTGCTCGACGCCGTGGCCGACGACCCCCGCCTTGCCCGCTCCCACCAGCTGCCGGCGACCCGGGGCGACCTGATGGCCCGGCTGGGACGCTGGGACGAGGCCGCGACCAGCTTCCGCCGGGCCGTCGCCCTGGCCCGCACGGAGCCCGAACGGGCCTTCCTGACCCGCCGCCTGGAAGACGCAGAGGCTGCCGAGGCGGCAGGGGCCGGAGGGCTCGGCAGCAGAGGTCGGGGCTGA
- a CDS encoding YciI family protein yields MQYLATLYDREDSLTSPGTPEWDAEMGAYEAFHTKHAAAILGGEALHASDTARTVRASLVTDGPFTETAEVIGGYFVLEAETLDDAVEQAADLPAASTPHGAVEVRPLVMLWEPEEPVETQPGDTRYLALVYAPEAEGAPPESPEWEEMSARHGRFMDDHVGSLTSGLALHPVATATTVRVRDGQVRVTDGPAVDAPGVLGGLYVLRASSPDDAVAVARAIPTSPGGAVELRPAMELGEG; encoded by the coding sequence ATGCAGTACCTGGCCACCCTCTACGACCGTGAGGACTCCCTCACGTCGCCCGGCACCCCGGAGTGGGACGCCGAGATGGGCGCCTACGAGGCCTTCCACACCAAGCATGCTGCAGCGATCCTCGGGGGCGAGGCGCTCCACGCCAGCGACACCGCTCGCACGGTGCGGGCGTCGCTGGTCACCGATGGGCCGTTCACCGAGACGGCGGAGGTGATCGGCGGCTACTTCGTGCTCGAGGCCGAGACGCTCGACGACGCGGTCGAGCAGGCGGCCGACCTCCCCGCCGCGTCCACGCCCCACGGCGCCGTCGAGGTGCGGCCGCTGGTGATGCTGTGGGAGCCCGAGGAGCCGGTGGAGACGCAGCCGGGTGACACCCGCTACCTGGCGCTCGTCTACGCCCCGGAGGCGGAGGGGGCGCCACCCGAGTCGCCCGAGTGGGAGGAGATGTCGGCCCGCCACGGCCGGTTCATGGACGACCACGTCGGGTCGTTGACGTCCGGCCTCGCGCTGCACCCGGTGGCCACTGCCACCACCGTGCGGGTGCGTGACGGGCAGGTGCGGGTGACCGATGGCCCCGCCGTCGACGCCCCGGGCGTGCTCGGCGGGCTCTACGTGCTGCGCGCCTCGTCGCCCGACGACGCCGTCGCGGTGGCCCGGGCGATCCCGACGAGCCCGGGCGGCGCCGTCGAGCTGCGTCCCGCCATGGAGCTCGGCGAGGGCTGA
- a CDS encoding YciI family protein yields the protein MQYLATIYVRERGPTESDADELREMNEGYTRFGQLAASAIRGGEALQPVATGSTVREPRPGTEAPLVTDGPFTESTEVVGGYYVLETDTFDQVVDLVKEIPAASDPDGAVEVRPVVMVWAPELPVETQPGDVRYLATIYGKESAADVPDTPEWDEMAAVHGQFIDKHAAALLSGVALQPAATATTVRVRNGDLLVTDGPFAETEEVIGGLYLLRAATRSDAVAVAQDIPTNPGGAVELRPIMEFM from the coding sequence ATGCAGTACCTGGCAACGATCTACGTCCGTGAGCGGGGCCCGACCGAGTCCGACGCCGACGAGCTGCGCGAGATGAACGAGGGCTACACGCGGTTCGGTCAGCTGGCGGCGTCGGCGATCCGGGGCGGCGAGGCCCTCCAGCCGGTCGCCACCGGCAGCACCGTCCGCGAGCCCCGGCCCGGCACCGAGGCGCCGCTGGTCACCGACGGGCCCTTCACCGAGTCGACCGAGGTCGTCGGCGGCTACTACGTGCTCGAGACCGACACGTTCGACCAGGTGGTGGACCTGGTCAAGGAGATCCCCGCCGCCTCCGACCCGGACGGCGCGGTCGAGGTGCGGCCGGTCGTCATGGTGTGGGCGCCGGAGCTGCCGGTCGAGACGCAGCCGGGCGACGTCCGCTACCTGGCCACCATCTACGGCAAGGAGAGCGCGGCCGACGTCCCCGACACGCCGGAGTGGGACGAGATGGCCGCGGTGCACGGCCAGTTCATCGACAAGCACGCCGCGGCCCTGCTCAGCGGCGTGGCGCTCCAGCCGGCCGCCACCGCCACCACCGTGCGGGTGCGCAACGGCGACCTGCTGGTGACCGACGGCCCGTTCGCCGAGACCGAGGAGGTCATCGGCGGCCTCTACCTGCTGCGGGCCGCCACCCGGAGCGACGCCGTCGCCGTGGCCCAGGACATCCCCACCAACCCCGGCGGCGCCGTCGAGCTCCGCCCGATCATGGAGTTCATGTGA
- the tgt gene encoding tRNA guanosine(34) transglycosylase Tgt, protein MTLGFAVESTDGDARTGTVTTARGTFATPCFMPVGTRGAVRTLSSADLDELGAEVVLGNTYHLMLRPGAEVVEKLGGLHGFAAWSGHVLTDSGGYQVFSLQPTVDDEGATFASTYDGSRHHLTPEGAVDIQVQLGSDIQMVLDVCSALPSPRDVIAAAVDRTALWAGRAREAFLAHQRPDLNQFGIVQGGVEADLRTESAERTVAVGFDGYAVGGLSVGEERDVMLPALDAALEPLPRDRPRYFMGLGDPLGLVDVVARGVDMFDCVLPTRLARHGTLLTSRGRLNISNRRYADDSGPLDPHCSCAVCARWSRGYLRHLLSVDEPTAARLLTLHNVWWTFDLVHQIREAIVAGTLADLRARVADVWLPGATNR, encoded by the coding sequence GTGACGCTGGGCTTCGCGGTGGAGAGCACCGACGGCGATGCCCGCACCGGCACGGTGACGACGGCCCGCGGGACGTTCGCGACCCCGTGCTTCATGCCGGTGGGCACCCGGGGCGCGGTGCGGACGCTGTCGTCGGCCGACCTCGACGAGCTGGGCGCCGAGGTGGTGCTCGGCAACACCTACCACCTGATGCTGCGGCCCGGCGCCGAGGTGGTCGAGAAGCTGGGCGGGCTGCACGGGTTCGCCGCCTGGTCGGGCCACGTGCTCACCGACTCCGGCGGCTACCAGGTGTTCTCGCTGCAACCGACGGTCGACGACGAGGGCGCCACGTTCGCGTCGACCTACGACGGCAGCCGCCACCACCTCACCCCCGAGGGCGCCGTCGACATCCAGGTGCAGCTGGGCAGCGACATCCAGATGGTGCTCGACGTGTGCTCGGCGCTCCCCAGCCCCCGCGACGTGATCGCCGCCGCCGTCGACCGCACCGCGCTGTGGGCCGGCCGGGCCCGCGAGGCGTTCCTGGCCCACCAGCGGCCCGACCTCAACCAGTTCGGCATCGTCCAGGGCGGCGTCGAGGCCGACCTCCGCACCGAGAGCGCCGAGCGGACCGTGGCCGTCGGCTTCGACGGGTACGCCGTGGGCGGCCTGTCGGTGGGCGAGGAGCGCGACGTGATGCTCCCGGCCCTCGACGCGGCGCTGGAACCCCTCCCCAGGGACCGCCCCCGCTACTTCATGGGCCTGGGCGACCCGTTGGGCCTGGTCGACGTGGTGGCCCGGGGCGTCGACATGTTCGACTGCGTGCTGCCCACCCGGCTGGCCCGCCACGGCACGCTGCTCACCTCCCGGGGCCGTCTCAACATCAGCAACCGCCGCTACGCCGACGATTCGGGCCCGCTGGACCCCCATTGCAGCTGCGCCGTGTGCGCCCGCTGGTCACGGGGCTACCTGCGCCACCTGCTGTCGGTCGACGAGCCGACCGCCGCCCGGCTGCTCACCCTGCACAACGTGTGGTGGACGTTCGACCTGGTCCACCAGATCCGCGAGGCGATCGTGGCCGGCACGCTCGCCGACCTGCGGGCCCGCGTCGCCGACGTGTGGCTCCCCGGCGCCACGAACCGCTGA
- the queA gene encoding tRNA preQ1(34) S-adenosylmethionine ribosyltransferase-isomerase QueA has protein sequence MQTAAFDYDLPTHAIAQVPVEPRDRARLLVDRGKGDAPEHRTVADLPQLVRPGDVMVVNTTRVLPARLKLRKPTGGAVEVFLLERTGPGRWDALVRPSRKVAPGTRIDAGPDLVVEVGGQTDDDGGVRHVVLHTADEQAALARHGAVPLPPYITAELADPERYQTVFADRPDSVAAPTAGLHLTDEVLDGCRAAGATIATVELAVGLGTFKPMVAERVEDHHMHSERYRVPPETLAACRNAAGRVIAVGTTAVRALESAARRQEPEGRTDLFIRRPFDWQVVDVLLTNFHLPRSSLLVLVDAFVGPRWRDLYAEALTRQYRFLSFGDAMLLERDPT, from the coding sequence ATGCAGACCGCCGCGTTCGACTACGACCTGCCCACCCACGCCATCGCCCAGGTGCCGGTGGAGCCGCGCGACCGGGCGCGGCTGCTGGTGGACCGGGGCAAGGGCGATGCGCCGGAGCACCGGACGGTCGCCGACCTGCCGCAGCTGGTCCGCCCCGGTGACGTCATGGTCGTCAACACCACCCGGGTGCTGCCCGCCCGGCTGAAGCTGCGCAAGCCGACCGGCGGCGCCGTCGAGGTCTTCCTCCTGGAGCGCACCGGGCCCGGTCGCTGGGACGCCCTGGTGCGGCCGAGCCGCAAGGTCGCCCCTGGCACCCGCATCGACGCCGGCCCCGACCTGGTGGTCGAGGTGGGTGGCCAGACCGACGACGACGGCGGCGTCCGGCACGTCGTCCTCCACACCGCCGACGAGCAGGCGGCGCTGGCCCGCCACGGCGCCGTGCCGTTGCCGCCCTACATCACCGCCGAGCTGGCCGACCCCGAGCGCTACCAGACGGTGTTCGCCGACCGCCCCGATTCGGTGGCCGCGCCCACCGCGGGCCTGCACCTCACCGACGAGGTGCTCGACGGCTGCCGGGCCGCCGGCGCCACCATCGCCACCGTGGAGCTGGCCGTCGGCCTCGGCACCTTCAAGCCCATGGTCGCCGAGCGGGTCGAGGACCACCACATGCACTCGGAGCGCTACCGGGTGCCGCCCGAGACGCTGGCCGCATGTCGCAACGCGGCCGGTCGGGTGATCGCCGTCGGCACCACGGCGGTCCGGGCCCTGGAATCCGCCGCCCGCCGCCAGGAACCCGAGGGCCGCACCGACCTCTTCATCCGCCGCCCCTTCGACTGGCAGGTCGTCGACGTGCTGCTCACCAACTTCCACCTGCCCCGCTCGTCGCTGCTGGTGCTGGTCGACGCCTTCGTCGGCCCCCGCTGGCGCGACCTCTACGCCGAGGCCCTCACCCGGCAGTACCGCTTCCTCTCCTTCGGCGACGCCATGCTCCTCGAACGGGACCCGACGTGA
- the ruvB gene encoding Holliday junction branch migration DNA helicase RuvB — translation MREELLDPNPREPEEEPAVESIETGLRPKRLAEFVGQAELKDHLGIVLEAARRRGQSPDHLLFAGPPGLGKTTLAAIIAAELGAHLHTTSGPALERAGDLAAIITQLDTGDVLFVDEIHRLPRPVEEVLYPAMEDFQLDIVLGKGPAARSIRLDVPHFTLVGATTRTGSITGPLRDRFGLVARLDYYTPEELELIVVRAADILGVLIDREGAVEIARRARGTPRIANRLLRRVRDYAEVRSNGEIDHATAKDGLALFGVDALGLDKIDRAILSALCERFGGGPVGLSTLSISVGEQTETVEDVYEPFLIQEGLLARTPRGRVAMPSAWRHLGLAVPQRIEENGPPTSPTLWS, via the coding sequence GTGCGTGAGGAGCTGCTGGACCCGAACCCTCGGGAGCCGGAGGAGGAGCCGGCCGTCGAGAGCATCGAGACGGGGTTGCGGCCGAAGCGGCTGGCCGAGTTCGTGGGCCAGGCCGAGCTGAAGGACCACCTCGGGATCGTGCTGGAGGCAGCGCGGCGGCGGGGGCAGTCGCCCGACCACCTGCTGTTCGCCGGACCACCGGGCCTGGGCAAGACCACGCTGGCGGCGATCATCGCCGCCGAGCTGGGCGCCCACCTGCACACCACCTCGGGCCCGGCGCTGGAGCGTGCCGGTGACCTGGCGGCGATCATCACCCAGCTCGACACCGGCGACGTGCTGTTCGTCGACGAGATCCACCGCCTGCCCCGCCCGGTCGAGGAGGTGCTCTACCCGGCGATGGAGGACTTCCAGCTCGACATCGTGCTGGGCAAGGGGCCGGCCGCCCGGTCGATCCGCCTCGACGTGCCCCACTTCACCCTGGTGGGAGCCACCACCCGCACGGGATCGATCACCGGCCCCCTGCGCGACCGCTTCGGCCTGGTCGCCCGGCTCGACTACTACACGCCCGAGGAGCTGGAGCTCATCGTCGTGCGGGCGGCCGACATCCTCGGGGTGCTGATCGACCGCGAGGGCGCCGTCGAGATCGCCCGCCGGGCCCGGGGGACGCCCCGGATCGCCAACCGCCTGCTCCGCCGGGTGCGCGACTACGCCGAGGTGCGCAGCAACGGCGAGATCGACCACGCCACTGCCAAGGACGGGCTGGCCCTGTTCGGCGTCGACGCGCTGGGCCTCGACAAGATCGACCGGGCCATCCTGTCGGCGCTGTGCGAGCGCTTCGGCGGCGGGCCGGTCGGGTTGTCGACGCTGTCGATCAGCGTCGGCGAGCAGACCGAGACCGTCGAGGACGTCTACGAGCCCTTCCTCATCCAGGAGGGCCTCCTGGCCCGCACCCCCCGGGGCCGGGTCGCGATGCCCAGCGCCTGGCGCCACCTCGGCCTCGCCGTCCCCCAACGCATCGAGGAGAACGGCCCACCCACCTCCCCCACGCTCTGGTCGTGA
- the ruvA gene encoding Holliday junction branch migration protein RuvA gives MRGQLLDRGASEVLVEVAGMGYRVVTSPTTTIGLGDVGDEVFVWVHHHVREDADTLYGFASRDERLTFEALIGAHGVGPALALAILSVHAPNELARVLLEDDVAALCLVPGVGKKTAARLLVELKSRLDIPESDLAPAVIGAAGGNGSSAAPVDTVRADVRAALAGLGYSTDEIRAATADLPTDGDAATLLKAALAHLSRGR, from the coding sequence TTGCGCGGGCAACTTCTGGACCGGGGTGCGAGCGAGGTGCTCGTCGAGGTCGCCGGGATGGGGTACCGGGTGGTCACGTCGCCGACCACCACCATCGGCCTGGGCGACGTCGGCGACGAGGTTTTCGTGTGGGTCCACCACCACGTCCGCGAGGACGCCGACACCCTCTACGGGTTCGCCAGCCGCGACGAGCGGCTCACGTTCGAGGCGCTCATCGGGGCCCACGGGGTCGGGCCGGCGCTGGCGCTGGCGATCCTGTCGGTGCACGCCCCCAACGAGCTGGCCCGGGTCCTGCTGGAGGACGACGTGGCCGCCCTGTGCCTGGTGCCCGGCGTCGGCAAGAAGACGGCGGCCCGGCTGCTGGTGGAGCTGAAGTCGCGCCTCGACATCCCCGAGAGCGACCTGGCGCCCGCCGTGATCGGGGCCGCGGGCGGCAACGGCTCGTCGGCCGCGCCGGTCGACACGGTGCGGGCCGACGTCCGGGCCGCGCTCGCCGGCCTCGGCTACTCCACCGACGAGATCCGCGCCGCCACCGCCGACCTCCCCACCGACGGCGACGCCGCCACCCTGCTGAAGGCCGCCCTCGCCCACCTGTCCCGAGGCCGGTAG